The following DNA comes from Vairimorpha necatrix chromosome 5, complete sequence.
ATACTGAAATCTGTCGACAACTTATCAGaaataatatacaaaaCAAGTAAAGAAATGACTATTAATACTACTAGTACTAATAATAATCTATGTTTTGTAAGGAAAACTGATAAATATTGGGTACATCCAAATAATGTGAACtctgtaaaatttttagtattgCGTCATTTGCCTTTATACGtctttaataatatctacGACCACAAAATCCACGATACAAACATATCAAGCGTCTACTTTGACAACACAGAATATTCATTATACCACGACAGATTGAAAAAACTTCAAAACTCTGAAGCTATTCGTATACGCTGGTATGGTACAGACGACaatatagtttttattGAACGAAAAAGACATGAAGATAGTTGGACAGGAGAactaagtaaaaaattaagatttaaattGTATGAAACAAAAGTGtatgattttattacagGCGGAAATGTTTGGGAAGATGTTAAAGAACTTAATGGTGATAatgaagatataaaaattttatatgatgAAATACAAAACACTatagttaataaaaaactaatacCTATGGTAAGAACATGTTATAAAAGAGTAGCTTTTCAATTACCAAATGATTCGACTGTAAGAATAAGTCTTGATACGGATTTGTGTAtgataaaagaaaattttgagCCTACTAAAAGATCTTGGAGACgtgataatataaaatatttatcaaaaaatgaattagTAAAATTCCCTTACGCTATACTAGAAGTCAAAACACAATGCGCTGAAGAAGATAAACCAGAATGGATTATTAATATGACGAATGGATGTCTTGTTGAACATGTCCACAAATttagtaaatatttacacGGGATGTCAGTTTTATATCcgaaaataaatgaaattcCTTATTGGTTACCACAAATGACTACTAAAATCTTGAAAGATCCATTTGAAGAAGAAACAGGTTACAAGgaatttgataataatCAAGTCTTAATAGATATAGAAGCATCAGAACACAATACAGAAAGTACATTATTAAATCCTGTTGATACGAGTAATAAAAGGATTTCTATACCTGTAAAAGTAGAGCCGAAAGTTTTTTTCGCGAATGAAAGAACTTTTTTGTCTTGGGTACAATTCGCGATATTCTTGGGCGGCATAGGTACGGCAATGTTAGGTATGGAAATTGATAAAGCGATGGTAGGCGGAGTTATTTTAATAGGAGTGAGTATAGTATTTGCATTTTATGCTTTGTATTTGTACTTGTGGAGAGCTGGGATGATACGAAGAAGGGAGTCTGGGCCTTATGATGATAAATATGGGCCACCCGTGCTTGTATGTGTGTTTTTGTTTGCTATGTTTTTAGCAGTGATCTTTAAATTCCcgcttaaaaaaattatttaataaatttttacaatattagttttttaattttaaagaatattttctagTATCTTAAGACTTAcattaaattcattat
Coding sequences within:
- a CDS encoding vacuolar transporter chaperone 4 (VTC4), which encodes MKFTKYLKINMYSPYKYHYLDYKLLSKNINMDTEKYKELINQEITRIRSFINTKIQEIKKSKKKVKKLCKEMKEFAEFVRINVVGFKRILKRKDKKSNTFLYKMYKKELNKILKSVDNLSEIIYKTSKEMTINTTSTNNNLCFVRKTDKYWVHPNNVNSVKFLVLRHLPLYVFNNIYDHKIHDTNISSVYFDNTEYSLYHDRLKKLQNSEAIRIRWYGTDDNIVFIERKRHEDSWTGELSKKLRFKLYETKVYDFITGGNVWEDVKELNGDNEDIKILYDEIQNTIVNKKLIPMVRTCYKRVAFQLPNDSTVRISLDTDLCMIKENFEPTKRSWRRDNIKYLSKNELVKFPYAILEVKTQCAEEDKPEWIINMTNGCLVEHVHKFSKYLHGMSVLYPKINEIPYWLPQMTTKILKDPFEEETGYKEFDNNQVLIDIEASEHNTESTLLNPVDTSNKRISIPVKVEPKVFFANERTFLSWVQFAIFLGGIGTAMLGMEIDKAMVGGVILIGVSIVFAFYALYLYLWRAGMIRRRESGPYDDKYGPPVLVCVFLFAMFLAVIFKFPLKKII